A window of the Branchiibius hedensis genome harbors these coding sequences:
- a CDS encoding DUF1772 domain-containing protein: MSTAICVLALVVAGTMVGVELCVGFIVNAIFERLPDNAGLLGRADGARVLGAVMPFWYVASLGLSVAVAVTQWNEPRAGWAIVAAVLFAASVLLSVLVLVPINNRSKSWTPQSAPEDWREQLHRWDGWHYLRMVMIVAGLVALATATVR; encoded by the coding sequence ATGAGCACCGCGATCTGTGTCCTTGCCCTTGTCGTCGCCGGCACCATGGTGGGGGTGGAGTTGTGCGTCGGTTTCATCGTGAACGCGATCTTCGAGCGACTGCCCGACAACGCCGGCCTCCTGGGCAGGGCAGACGGCGCCCGAGTCCTCGGTGCCGTGATGCCGTTCTGGTACGTCGCCTCGCTGGGGTTGTCCGTCGCCGTGGCCGTTACGCAATGGAACGAGCCGAGAGCAGGCTGGGCCATCGTCGCTGCGGTGCTTTTCGCCGCGAGCGTGTTGCTGTCGGTGCTCGTCCTGGTGCCGATCAACAACCGCTCGAAGAGTTGGACGCCGCAGAGCGCACCGGAGGACTGGCGCGAGCAACTGCACCGTTGGGATGGCTGGCACTACCTGCGCATGGTGATGATCGTCGCGGGACTCGTGGCCCTCGCCACCGCTACCGTCCGCTGA
- a CDS encoding AraC family transcriptional regulator — translation MDVLSDLLQRSRARGAAFSRTTMYGDWCVQFPVGGTLAIHSIIDGDLEAWTVDAPDASIRVIGGDLILLRSTPHLMASDATAPPQPLPDSGGSRSASAGNPGEGRQAQFFCGAYVFDGDLSKSLLDALPPIARIRPRAGSALRSTLDLLIAQVEVGGAGQQVLLDRLLDAVLVLALREWFAAAQSTPRWISALDDPALAPALQAIHTAPERTWTVATLAGLTHQSRSGFARRFTDTIGVPPLTYLADWRMSVAKEALRDTGDSIATIAASVGYSSEYSFATAFKRHTGQAPGRWRSIYAAAA, via the coding sequence ATGGACGTACTGAGTGACTTGCTGCAGCGCTCCCGGGCGCGGGGCGCGGCGTTCTCCCGCACGACGATGTACGGCGACTGGTGCGTCCAGTTCCCGGTCGGCGGCACCCTGGCGATTCACTCGATCATCGACGGCGACCTTGAGGCGTGGACTGTCGATGCACCAGATGCCTCCATCCGGGTGATCGGCGGCGACCTGATCCTGCTTCGCTCGACCCCGCACCTGATGGCATCCGACGCGACTGCACCACCACAGCCGCTGCCCGACTCAGGTGGATCCCGATCGGCCTCGGCTGGCAATCCCGGCGAAGGCCGCCAAGCTCAATTCTTCTGCGGTGCTTACGTTTTCGACGGCGACCTATCCAAGTCCCTGCTGGACGCACTACCGCCGATCGCCCGCATCCGACCCCGCGCCGGCAGCGCCCTGCGCAGCACCCTCGATCTGCTGATCGCCCAAGTCGAGGTGGGCGGCGCGGGCCAGCAGGTCCTTCTCGACCGCTTACTCGACGCGGTGCTCGTGCTCGCCCTGCGTGAATGGTTTGCGGCAGCGCAGTCGACTCCTCGCTGGATCTCCGCGCTGGATGATCCAGCGCTCGCGCCGGCGCTGCAGGCCATCCACACCGCGCCGGAACGCACCTGGACGGTCGCCACGCTGGCAGGGCTGACCCACCAGTCCCGGTCGGGGTTCGCCCGCCGATTCACCGACACGATCGGCGTACCACCTCTGACCTATCTGGCCGACTGGCGTATGTCGGTGGCGAAGGAAGCCCTGCGCGACACCGGCGACAGCATCGCGACGATCGCAGCCTCCGTCGGCTACAGCTCGGAGTACTCGTTCGCGACGGCATTCAAACGCCACACCGGACAAGCACCGGGACGGTGGCGCAGTATCTACGCCGCCGCGGCGTGA
- a CDS encoding NADP-dependent oxidoreductase, producing MKAVRFNQFGGPEVLEVIETDLPVPAADEVVVQVRAAGINPGEASIRKGLLEAFYPTTLPCGEGSDLAGAITAVGDEVDGWSIGDEVVGWVDTRSSHAQSVAVPAAHLVPKPDGVSWEIAGSAFVVGSTAWAATDAVQPQPGDVVAVSAAAGGVGGLVSQLLVERGATVLGIGSLENAEWLQSKAVTPIDRSGGLDAVAERLRAAAPDGIDAFVDLFGGGYVQLALDLGVPGDRINTIIDFEQVGKNGVLGAGSADGSTAQVLGEVVTRLADGRLELPIEATYPLGEVQAAFAQLELRRTRGKIVLIP from the coding sequence ATGAAGGCAGTGCGTTTCAACCAGTTCGGCGGTCCCGAGGTGCTTGAGGTCATCGAGACCGACCTTCCCGTTCCGGCGGCGGATGAGGTCGTGGTCCAGGTGCGGGCGGCCGGGATCAACCCGGGCGAGGCGTCGATCCGCAAGGGTCTGCTGGAAGCGTTCTACCCCACCACGTTGCCGTGTGGCGAAGGCAGCGACCTCGCCGGTGCGATCACCGCGGTTGGCGATGAGGTCGATGGCTGGAGCATCGGCGATGAGGTCGTCGGTTGGGTGGACACCCGCTCGAGTCACGCACAGTCGGTTGCCGTGCCGGCAGCACATCTGGTCCCCAAGCCGGACGGTGTCTCCTGGGAGATCGCCGGGAGTGCGTTCGTGGTCGGGTCGACGGCGTGGGCAGCGACCGACGCCGTGCAGCCGCAACCGGGTGACGTCGTCGCGGTCTCTGCGGCGGCCGGCGGCGTCGGGGGCTTGGTGTCCCAGTTGCTGGTCGAGCGCGGGGCAACGGTCCTGGGAATCGGGTCCTTGGAGAACGCCGAGTGGTTGCAGAGCAAAGCAGTCACCCCGATTGACCGGAGCGGTGGTCTCGATGCGGTCGCGGAGCGACTGCGGGCAGCGGCACCCGACGGCATCGATGCGTTCGTCGACCTCTTCGGCGGCGGCTACGTGCAACTGGCGCTCGACCTCGGCGTACCCGGGGACCGGATCAACACCATCATCGACTTCGAGCAGGTCGGCAAGAACGGCGTGCTCGGGGCCGGTAGCGCCGATGGTTCCACCGCGCAGGTGTTGGGCGAAGTCGTGACCCGGCTGGCGGACGGTCGTCTTGAACTTCCGATCGAGGCGACCTACCCACTGGGGGAGGTCCAAGCTGCCTTCGCTCAACTGGAGCTGCGGCGTACTCGCGGCAAGATCGTGTTGATCCCGTAG
- a CDS encoding DNA recombination protein RmuC, with the protein MNVFLAALAGFVLGAVLTWLVVQSRYAARLATAVTERDGLRTQVQSLAAASTEDRHTAAELAPMRATLQHVYEQVAELERAREQQFGALGSGLTDVRRVTDQLRSETATLTGALKTSTHAGQWGEAELRRILEASGMLPRVDFEEQTSGINRDGSGVRPDAIVKLPGDKILVVDAKAPTGKFLAASADGLSDTERAQLLAQHATALRGYVDSLGKKAYWTAFDNTPELVICFVPSEALLAAALRADPALFERAIEQKVVLASPASLFAILRATSLAWQQDSLTTNARELLKVGQELYERLSTLGTHTATLGKSLEKSVATYNALVGSLESRVLVSARKLHELGVAGEPPAPIQPLEVAPRSLSAPELVEALPDVDRPELDFRVSAAASEADRATG; encoded by the coding sequence ATGAACGTTTTCCTCGCCGCTCTCGCCGGGTTCGTGCTGGGTGCCGTGCTCACCTGGCTCGTTGTCCAGAGCAGGTACGCCGCGCGCCTGGCGACCGCTGTCACCGAGCGTGACGGGCTGCGCACCCAAGTACAGTCGCTGGCCGCGGCCTCCACGGAAGACCGGCACACCGCGGCCGAATTGGCACCGATGCGCGCGACGTTGCAGCACGTGTACGAGCAGGTGGCCGAGTTGGAGCGTGCCCGCGAGCAGCAGTTCGGCGCCCTGGGTTCGGGATTGACCGATGTACGCCGAGTGACCGACCAGCTGCGCTCCGAAACCGCCACGCTCACCGGGGCTTTGAAGACATCGACGCACGCCGGACAGTGGGGTGAGGCCGAATTGCGCCGCATCCTCGAGGCATCCGGGATGCTGCCGCGCGTGGACTTCGAGGAGCAGACGTCGGGGATCAATCGGGACGGCTCCGGAGTGCGTCCGGATGCCATCGTGAAGCTGCCCGGCGACAAGATCCTGGTGGTTGATGCGAAGGCACCGACCGGCAAGTTCCTGGCCGCGAGCGCCGATGGGTTGTCCGACACCGAGCGTGCGCAGCTGCTGGCCCAGCATGCGACCGCGCTGCGGGGGTACGTCGACTCGTTGGGCAAGAAGGCGTATTGGACAGCGTTCGATAACACCCCCGAGCTGGTGATCTGTTTCGTGCCCAGCGAGGCGCTCCTGGCCGCCGCGTTGCGCGCTGATCCTGCGCTGTTCGAGCGGGCGATCGAGCAGAAGGTGGTGTTGGCGTCACCCGCCAGCCTGTTCGCCATCCTGCGCGCGACTTCCCTTGCCTGGCAGCAGGATTCGCTCACCACCAACGCCCGCGAGTTGCTGAAGGTTGGCCAGGAGCTCTACGAGCGGCTGTCCACTCTGGGCACGCACACCGCGACGTTGGGTAAGTCGCTGGAGAAGTCCGTGGCGACGTACAACGCTCTCGTCGGCAGCCTGGAGTCGCGGGTGCTGGTCAGCGCGCGCAAGCTGCACGAGCTGGGCGTGGCCGGTGAGCCGCCGGCACCGATCCAACCGCTGGAAGTAGCACCGCGCAGCTTGTCCGCGCCGGAGTTGGTGGAAGCCCTGCCCGATGTGGACCGCCCAGAACTCGATTTCCGGGTGTCGGCCGCTGCGTCGGAGGCCGACCGGGCGACGGGATGA
- the orn gene encoding oligoribonuclease, whose amino-acid sequence MSSKLASATLLWVDLEMTGLDPVEDRILEVAAIATDWEFAESGTLEAVQHVDPERVKQRMVGEFWEKFSHVRAALVAQNESGTPAEDVEDRLLAFVDEHFPGEAPVVLAGNSIHQDRKFIDREWPRLAKRLHYRMLDVSSWKLVMQGKYGVTHAKGEAHRALDDIRESIAELADYTSYLQVPEKG is encoded by the coding sequence ATGAGTTCGAAGTTGGCGAGCGCGACGCTGCTGTGGGTGGACCTGGAGATGACCGGACTGGACCCGGTGGAAGACCGGATCCTGGAGGTCGCCGCGATCGCCACCGACTGGGAGTTCGCGGAGTCGGGCACGCTCGAGGCCGTGCAGCACGTCGACCCGGAGCGGGTCAAGCAGCGGATGGTGGGGGAGTTCTGGGAGAAGTTCTCTCACGTCCGTGCGGCGCTGGTCGCCCAGAACGAGAGCGGAACGCCGGCCGAGGACGTCGAAGATCGACTGCTGGCGTTCGTTGACGAACACTTTCCTGGTGAGGCGCCCGTGGTGTTGGCCGGCAACTCGATCCACCAGGACCGCAAGTTCATCGACCGGGAGTGGCCGCGGCTGGCCAAGCGCCTGCATTACCGGATGCTGGATGTGTCCAGTTGGAAGCTGGTGATGCAGGGCAAGTACGGCGTGACGCACGCCAAGGGGGAGGCGCACCGCGCGCTGGACGACATCCGCGAATCCATTGCCGAGCTCGCCGACTACACCTCCTACCTGCAGGTCCCCGAGAAAGGCTGA
- a CDS encoding cysteine hydrolase family protein: protein MANTKPDGSALLVIDVQNDVVADAYHRDEVVATIADLVTRARAAGTPVVWVQHSDDGMTEGSDGWQIVPELQPTEGEAVVHKKFGDSFAGTDLAEVLAAAGAGRLIVTGAQTDACIRSTLHGGLTRGYDMTLVSDAHTTEDMRQWGSPIGPKEAIEYTNLYWSFSKTPDATGSVVAAADLDF from the coding sequence ATGGCCAATACGAAGCCCGACGGCAGCGCGCTGCTGGTCATCGACGTCCAGAATGACGTCGTGGCCGACGCCTATCACCGCGACGAGGTGGTTGCAACGATCGCCGACCTGGTCACGCGGGCGCGCGCGGCAGGCACCCCGGTCGTGTGGGTGCAGCACTCCGATGACGGCATGACCGAAGGCAGTGACGGCTGGCAGATCGTGCCGGAGTTGCAGCCGACCGAGGGCGAAGCGGTGGTGCACAAGAAGTTCGGCGACTCGTTCGCCGGCACCGACCTGGCGGAGGTCCTCGCGGCGGCCGGTGCCGGTCGGCTGATCGTCACCGGCGCACAGACCGACGCGTGCATCCGCTCCACGCTGCACGGCGGGTTGACCCGCGGCTACGACATGACGCTGGTATCCGATGCGCACACGACCGAGGACATGCGGCAATGGGGCTCACCGATCGGGCCGAAGGAAGCGATCGAGTACACGAATCTCTACTGGAGTTTCAGCAAGACCCCGGACGCGACCGGCTCGGTGGTCGCCGCTGCCGATCTCGATTTTTGA
- the ychF gene encoding redox-regulated ATPase YchF, whose amino-acid sequence MALTIGIVGLPNVGKSTMFNALTRNNVLAANYPFATIEPNVGVVPLPDPRLKVLAEIFGSEKILPATVSFVDIAGIVRGASEGEGLGNKFLANIREADAICQVIRAFDDPDVVHVDGKVSPSSDIETINTELILADLQTLEKAVPRLTKEVSGKKVDKSVLDAALEAQKVLEEGTTLFAAGVDVEPIRELGLMTAKPFLYVFNLDEDQLGDKELQAQLADLVGGADAIFLNAKLEMDLTELDEDEAAELLESYGVEESGLDQLARKGFHALGLQTYLTAGPKESRAWTIHKGWTAPQAAGVIHTDFQKGFIKAEVISFDDLVATGSVAEARAAGKARMEGKDYVMADGDVVEFRFNV is encoded by the coding sequence GTGGCCCTCACCATCGGAATCGTCGGACTGCCCAACGTCGGCAAGTCCACCATGTTCAACGCCCTGACCCGCAACAACGTGCTCGCGGCGAACTACCCGTTCGCGACCATCGAGCCCAACGTCGGCGTGGTCCCGCTGCCCGACCCGCGGCTGAAGGTGCTCGCGGAGATCTTCGGCAGCGAGAAGATCCTGCCCGCGACGGTGTCTTTCGTCGACATCGCCGGCATCGTGCGCGGCGCGTCCGAGGGGGAGGGCCTGGGCAACAAGTTCCTGGCCAACATCCGCGAGGCCGACGCGATCTGCCAGGTGATCCGGGCGTTCGACGACCCTGACGTCGTCCACGTGGACGGCAAGGTCTCGCCGTCCTCGGACATCGAGACGATCAACACCGAGCTGATCCTGGCCGACCTGCAGACGTTGGAGAAGGCCGTGCCGCGGCTGACCAAGGAGGTCAGCGGCAAGAAGGTCGACAAGTCCGTGCTGGACGCTGCGCTCGAGGCGCAGAAGGTGCTGGAGGAAGGCACGACGCTGTTCGCCGCTGGCGTCGATGTCGAGCCGATCCGTGAGCTGGGGTTGATGACGGCCAAGCCGTTCCTCTACGTGTTCAACCTCGACGAGGACCAGTTGGGCGACAAGGAATTACAGGCGCAGTTGGCGGACCTGGTGGGCGGCGCCGACGCGATCTTCCTGAACGCCAAGCTCGAGATGGACCTCACGGAGTTGGACGAGGACGAGGCGGCTGAGCTTCTCGAGTCGTACGGCGTGGAGGAGTCTGGTCTGGACCAACTGGCGCGCAAGGGTTTCCACGCTCTGGGGTTGCAGACCTACCTGACGGCTGGGCCGAAGGAGTCGCGGGCCTGGACGATCCACAAGGGCTGGACCGCACCGCAAGCCGCTGGGGTCATCCACACCGACTTCCAGAAGGGCTTCATCAAAGCCGAGGTCATTTCCTTCGACGACCTGGTCGCGACCGGATCGGTGGCCGAGGCCCGCGCGGCCGGTAAGGCGCGCATGGAGGGCAAGGACTACGTCATGGCCGACGGCGACGTCGTGGAGTTCCGATTTAACGTATAA
- a CDS encoding type II toxin-antitoxin system RelE/ParE family toxin produces MIRSFADRDTEKIWRRESVKRLDPRIHKAANRELHLIDAATTLDALRVPPGNRLEALKGDRVGQHSIRINDQWRICFRWADGGAEDVQIVDYH; encoded by the coding sequence GTGATCAGATCGTTCGCTGACCGCGACACGGAGAAGATCTGGCGCCGCGAGTCGGTGAAGCGGTTGGATCCGCGCATCCACAAGGCTGCGAATCGAGAGCTGCATCTCATCGATGCTGCGACGACGCTGGACGCCCTTCGAGTTCCGCCGGGCAACCGCTTGGAGGCACTCAAGGGTGATCGGGTCGGCCAGCACAGCATCAGGATCAACGATCAGTGGCGGATCTGCTTCCGTTGGGCTGATGGTGGTGCCGAGGACGTACAGATCGTGGACTATCACTAG
- a CDS encoding HigA family addiction module antitoxin: MAQKLYPPVHPGEVLMEDFIEGFGITQNKLAVAIGVPPRRINEIVHGKRAVTADTALRLGRYFGIEPQFWLNLQSRYDLEVAEDRVADQVAAITPLHVA; this comes from the coding sequence ATGGCTCAGAAGCTCTACCCGCCGGTCCACCCCGGTGAGGTCTTGATGGAGGACTTCATCGAGGGGTTCGGCATCACCCAGAACAAACTTGCTGTAGCGATCGGTGTTCCGCCGCGGCGCATCAACGAAATCGTGCATGGCAAGCGTGCTGTCACGGCCGACACTGCGCTGCGGCTAGGTCGCTACTTCGGGATCGAACCGCAGTTCTGGCTCAATCTGCAGTCCCGTTACGACTTGGAGGTTGCCGAGGATCGAGTCGCCGACCAGGTAGCGGCAATCACGCCACTCCATGTCGCCTGA
- a CDS encoding DUF429 domain-containing protein, with translation MHFIGIDLAWGERNPSGVAVLDEAGALVHLSAARTDDEIVEAIQPYLKGGVVVGIDAPLVVTNATGNRAAEQALNRDFARFDAGAHPVNAGIQAFADGTRGGRISARLGLDLNPDSTKDRRAVEVYPHPATVALFKLGRTLKYKNKQGRSLSQLREEMRTLLGLLESLATATPPLRLIGNDQWRAQVAAVESATTKAQLRGVEDQVDAVICAYVVLYRQQRPGDTTTYGEYPDGYIVTPTLPTGLSPSPRPPRVAGQVQQVRRAVAAYEADFPAIRAAAAEATEVVTGILDDAGLNYLSVTGRAKSVASFAEKAARTADGVPLYDDPLGQIHDTIGLRVITYVPSDVAAVAELLAEDAVVLDDRDMGRETASQGRFGYASRHLSIRLSPEDQLDHPAVGQREIQVQIRTVLQHAWAEFEHDIRYKGTVPEEFRADFDRRFTLAAGLIELADQEFATIRERLQEQLGVAEIAQKANESTIAPRELAAFLAGEFHGAAWSRPEHYAWIAGLVESLGIANLADLATAIRAVDAEAITRQMGYRRPSGAVRRLDDILLASYGEEYVTLPGNAHRRDRLRARLSKLTDQR, from the coding sequence ATGCATTTCATCGGGATCGACCTCGCCTGGGGTGAGCGCAACCCCAGCGGGGTCGCTGTGCTCGACGAAGCGGGCGCCCTTGTTCACCTGAGCGCCGCCCGCACCGACGACGAGATCGTCGAGGCGATCCAGCCCTACCTGAAGGGCGGGGTCGTGGTCGGTATCGATGCCCCGCTGGTGGTCACCAACGCCACCGGCAACCGGGCCGCCGAGCAGGCGCTCAACCGCGACTTCGCCCGGTTCGATGCCGGCGCGCACCCGGTCAACGCCGGGATCCAGGCCTTTGCCGACGGCACTCGCGGTGGCCGGATCAGCGCCCGGCTCGGACTCGACCTGAACCCCGATTCAACCAAGGATCGCCGTGCCGTCGAGGTCTACCCTCACCCGGCCACGGTCGCGCTGTTCAAGCTGGGTCGGACGCTGAAGTACAAGAACAAACAGGGCCGCTCCCTGAGTCAGCTGCGCGAAGAGATGCGCACGCTACTGGGCCTCCTGGAATCGCTCGCAACCGCGACCCCACCGCTGCGACTGATCGGCAACGACCAATGGCGTGCGCAGGTGGCCGCCGTCGAATCCGCCACCACCAAGGCCCAGTTGCGCGGGGTCGAGGACCAGGTGGACGCCGTCATCTGCGCGTACGTCGTGCTCTACCGCCAACAGCGTCCCGGTGACACCACGACGTACGGCGAGTATCCAGATGGCTACATCGTCACCCCCACGCTGCCAACGGGTTTGAGTCCTTCGCCGAGGCCACCGCGAGTGGCCGGCCAGGTGCAACAGGTGCGCCGCGCGGTCGCCGCCTACGAGGCAGACTTCCCGGCGATTCGTGCCGCAGCGGCCGAGGCCACCGAGGTGGTGACCGGGATCCTCGACGACGCCGGCCTGAACTACCTGAGTGTGACCGGGCGGGCGAAGTCGGTTGCCTCGTTCGCGGAGAAGGCGGCTCGCACCGCGGATGGCGTCCCGCTGTACGACGATCCGCTGGGCCAGATCCACGACACCATCGGGTTGCGGGTCATCACCTACGTGCCTTCCGACGTCGCCGCGGTCGCGGAGTTGCTGGCTGAGGACGCGGTGGTGCTTGATGACCGGGACATGGGCCGCGAGACGGCCAGTCAGGGCCGATTCGGTTATGCCAGTAGGCACTTGAGCATCCGACTGTCACCAGAGGATCAGCTCGATCATCCGGCGGTCGGGCAGCGGGAGATCCAGGTGCAGATCCGCACAGTGCTGCAGCACGCGTGGGCCGAGTTCGAGCACGACATCCGCTACAAGGGCACCGTGCCCGAGGAGTTCCGGGCCGACTTCGACCGGCGGTTCACCCTCGCAGCCGGTCTGATCGAGTTGGCCGACCAGGAGTTCGCGACGATCCGGGAGCGGCTCCAGGAACAGCTGGGCGTCGCGGAGATCGCGCAGAAGGCGAACGAGTCGACGATCGCTCCGCGCGAACTCGCCGCGTTCCTCGCCGGTGAGTTCCATGGGGCCGCCTGGTCCCGGCCCGAGCACTACGCCTGGATCGCCGGTCTCGTCGAATCACTGGGCATCGCCAACCTGGCCGACCTGGCCACCGCGATCCGCGCTGTCGACGCCGAGGCCATCACCCGGCAGATGGGATACCGGCGGCCGTCCGGAGCGGTACGCCGTCTCGACGACATCCTGCTGGCCAGCTACGGCGAGGAGTACGTGACGTTGCCCGGTAACGCGCACCGCCGCGACCGGCTGCGTGCCCGGTTGAGCAAGCTCACTGACCAGCGGTAG
- a CDS encoding ABC transporter ATP-binding protein — translation MDVHSAARSAVYRSMQTRQDKRPISRALLRRIWGFGRPHRRELAFFFVVSIITAVLAVASPLVAGQVVDAITAGDPSSRVVGLAVLIAVIALGEAAFGMLQRWLSARIGEGVILDLRTAVHDHVQRMPVAFFTRTRTGALVSRLNNDVIGAQRAFSTTLSGLIGNLVTLVLTLIVMISISWLVTVVALILVPLFWLPARLMGSRLAAASREAAEHNAAMSTQMTERFSAPGATLVKLFGRPDEESQEFARRAGRVRDIGVRSAMIQQTFVTSLTFISALALAVVYGLGGVLALGGSLQAGAVVSLALLLTRLYAPLTGLASARVDVMSALVSFERVFEILDLVPLITDPASPVPLSDGPLSVRFEQVRFAYPAPDKVSLASLEDVMTLDARGGEEVLHDISFEAAPGQMLALVGSSGAGKSTIASLVPRLYDVDSGSVSIGGVDVRSLSAASLRAATGTVTQDGHLFHDSIRANLLYARPDATETELAEVIERARLGEVVAAMPDGLDTVIGERGYRLSGGERQRLAIARLLLAGPRVVILDEATASLDATSEAAVQAALAEALARRTSIVIAHRLSTIRAADQILVIEAGRIVERGTHESLLASGGRYAELYRTQFAEQPSTAPS, via the coding sequence ATGGACGTCCACTCCGCCGCTCGCAGCGCGGTCTACCGCTCGATGCAGACGCGCCAGGACAAGCGGCCGATCTCGCGAGCGCTGCTGCGCCGCATCTGGGGATTCGGGCGCCCGCACCGCCGCGAACTTGCCTTCTTCTTCGTCGTCAGCATCATCACGGCCGTCCTCGCGGTCGCCAGTCCGTTGGTGGCGGGGCAGGTCGTGGATGCGATCACAGCGGGCGACCCGTCGTCGCGGGTCGTCGGGTTGGCGGTCCTCATCGCGGTCATTGCGCTGGGCGAGGCGGCATTCGGGATGCTGCAGCGCTGGCTGTCGGCCCGCATCGGTGAGGGGGTGATCCTCGACCTACGCACCGCCGTCCATGATCACGTGCAGCGGATGCCCGTCGCGTTCTTCACCCGCACCAGGACGGGTGCGCTGGTGAGCCGGCTGAACAACGATGTGATCGGCGCGCAGCGGGCATTCAGTACGACGCTGTCCGGCCTGATCGGGAACCTGGTCACGCTGGTCCTGACGTTGATCGTGATGATCAGCATCTCCTGGCTGGTCACCGTGGTGGCGCTGATCCTGGTACCGCTGTTCTGGTTGCCAGCTCGGCTGATGGGCTCGCGTCTGGCGGCGGCTTCCCGGGAAGCCGCCGAACACAACGCGGCGATGAGCACCCAAATGACAGAGCGCTTTTCGGCTCCTGGCGCCACCCTGGTCAAGCTCTTCGGACGGCCGGACGAGGAGTCTCAGGAGTTCGCGCGCCGGGCCGGCCGGGTCCGCGACATCGGCGTGCGCTCGGCGATGATCCAGCAGACCTTCGTCACGTCGCTGACCTTCATCTCGGCGCTCGCCCTGGCAGTCGTCTACGGGCTGGGCGGTGTCCTCGCGCTCGGTGGCAGCCTGCAGGCCGGTGCGGTCGTATCGCTCGCGTTGCTGCTGACCCGGCTCTATGCGCCGCTGACCGGTCTGGCCAGTGCGCGCGTCGATGTGATGAGTGCGTTGGTCAGCTTCGAGCGGGTCTTCGAGATCCTCGACCTGGTGCCGCTGATCACCGATCCGGCGTCGCCGGTGCCGCTATCGGACGGGCCGCTCTCGGTCCGGTTCGAGCAGGTGCGCTTCGCCTACCCCGCACCGGACAAGGTATCGCTCGCCTCCCTGGAGGACGTGATGACCCTTGATGCGCGGGGTGGCGAGGAGGTGCTGCACGACATTTCGTTCGAGGCTGCGCCCGGTCAGATGCTGGCACTGGTGGGCAGTTCCGGGGCGGGCAAGTCGACCATCGCCTCGCTCGTCCCCCGCCTCTACGACGTGGACAGCGGCTCGGTATCCATTGGCGGTGTCGACGTGCGCTCGCTGTCGGCAGCGTCGCTGCGGGCCGCGACGGGCACCGTCACCCAGGACGGCCACCTCTTCCACGATTCGATCCGGGCCAACCTGCTCTATGCCCGCCCGGATGCGACCGAGACCGAATTGGCCGAGGTGATCGAGCGGGCACGGCTGGGTGAGGTGGTGGCCGCGATGCCGGACGGTTTGGACACGGTGATCGGTGAGCGTGGCTACCGGCTGTCCGGTGGTGAGCGGCAGCGACTGGCCATCGCGCGGCTGCTACTGGCCGGGCCGCGCGTCGTCATCCTCGACGAGGCGACCGCCTCACTGGACGCGACCAGCGAGGCGGCGGTCCAGGCGGCGCTGGCGGAAGCCCTTGCTCGGCGTACGTCGATCGTGATCGCGCACCGGCTCTCCACGATCCGGGCGGCCGATCAGATCCTGGTCATCGAGGCGGGTCGGATCGTCGAGCGGGGCACTCACGAATCGCTGTTGGCGAGCGGTGGCCGGTACGCCGAGTTGTACCGCACGCAGTTCGCGGAACAACCGAGCACCGCGCCGAGCTGA
- a CDS encoding TOBE domain-containing protein, producing MKISARNILQGTVVEIVKGATTSHVRLDVNGSTVTAAITNEAVDDLGLTVGQQAYAVVKASDVMVAIDD from the coding sequence ATGAAGATCAGCGCGCGCAACATCCTGCAGGGCACCGTCGTCGAGATCGTCAAGGGCGCGACCACCTCCCACGTCCGCCTGGATGTGAACGGTTCGACCGTGACGGCTGCGATCACCAACGAGGCCGTCGACGACCTGGGCCTGACCGTCGGTCAGCAGGCGTACGCCGTGGTGAAGGCCTCCGACGTGATGGTTGCGATTGACGACTGA